One genomic window of Desulfomonilaceae bacterium includes the following:
- a CDS encoding phospholipase D family protein, producing the protein MNWKKPLSIFVAVAVLAMAAYGLGRHNAPSIGSVPPVQVYFSPNGGCTDAIVKQIDEAKSKILVQAYSFTSTPIAKALLEAHKRGVDVEVILDKSQKTHDYSSATFLANSNIPTFIDSVHAIAHNKIMIIDGKIVITGSFNFTETAESKTAENLLILQSPELAKIYTENWNRHREHSEPYAPKD; encoded by the coding sequence ATGAACTGGAAGAAACCTCTATCGATATTTGTTGCTGTGGCAGTTTTGGCTATGGCAGCCTATGGACTGGGACGCCATAACGCTCCGTCTATAGGCTCTGTTCCTCCTGTTCAAGTGTATTTCTCTCCAAATGGGGGTTGCACGGACGCGATTGTCAAACAGATTGATGAGGCTAAATCTAAAATATTGGTACAGGCTTATTCGTTTACCTCTACTCCAATAGCAAAGGCTCTCTTGGAAGCTCACAAAAGGGGTGTAGACGTCGAAGTCATTTTGGATAAAAGCCAGAAAACTCATGACTACAGCTCTGCAACTTTCTTAGCAAATAGCAATATTCCAACGTTTATTGATAGCGTTCATGCCATAGCCCACAACAAAATAATGATCATTGATGGAAAGATAGTGATTACCGGATCATTCAATTTTACTGAAACCGCAGAATCCAAAACTGCCGAGAATTTGTTGATTCTTCAATCACCGGAACTAGCTAAAATATATACTGAAAATTGGAATCGACACAGAGAGCATTCCGAGCCCTATGCGCCCAAGGATTGA
- a CDS encoding ion channel codes for MINIGRVFREKALLVLMLFLALLLLDPLIPASLTNLPFATIGVAGAWLLSEKKSLSRKVIFFSTVAVLVLVACARLLPAAADQAARVPIGLLFLIFILILYTYCAVQILSVLLKAKEVTHDLIISAGNLYIILGMFWAHIYTVLDWFHPEAFSLNVQQRDSASHFVYFSFVTLASLGYGDITPKTEFAQRLAIIEVIMGQFYVAVVVAYLVSVFIGRKIQKVDEKSNYRDEPHD; via the coding sequence GTGATCAATATCGGGCGAGTCTTTCGGGAAAAGGCGTTGCTGGTACTTATGTTATTCCTGGCGCTTTTGCTTTTGGACCCACTGATCCCCGCCTCTCTAACAAATTTGCCTTTCGCAACAATCGGAGTGGCTGGGGCTTGGCTCCTCAGCGAGAAGAAGAGCCTTTCGCGGAAAGTAATATTTTTTTCGACGGTGGCGGTCTTAGTCCTTGTGGCCTGTGCAAGACTTCTGCCGGCCGCCGCAGACCAAGCCGCACGAGTACCCATAGGTCTCCTGTTCTTGATCTTTATCCTAATCCTGTATACTTACTGTGCGGTTCAGATTCTCTCAGTTTTGTTAAAGGCCAAGGAGGTGACGCATGACCTGATCATCTCAGCAGGGAACCTTTATATAATCTTGGGGATGTTTTGGGCCCACATATACACTGTACTCGACTGGTTTCATCCTGAGGCGTTTTCCTTAAATGTTCAGCAGAGAGACTCGGCGTCGCATTTCGTCTATTTCAGTTTCGTCACTTTGGCGTCGCTGGGGTACGGAGATATCACGCCGAAGACGGAATTCGCCCAGAGACTGGCCATTATTGAAGTAATTATGGGACAGTTCTACGTAGCAGTGGTGGTAGCCTACCTCGTAAGCGTTTTTATCGGCCGAAAGATTCAAAAGGTCGATGAGAAATCCAACTACCGAGATGAGCCGCACGATTGA
- a CDS encoding AEC family transporter, which produces MLLILNCLLPIFVVITLGILLKQFGWIDDSFINASDRLIYYILFPCLLFWKTGKPSPDTGIEASLILAVLCAVFTVFLISLLFSRLFNIPDYQVGSFSQSCYRFSSYIGMALTFSALGADGVRTFGVLIGFVIPFINVLAVSSMIWYSNQTCPKNSRTMLIGKAMISNPLILACLSGILYSRLAIPFPVFVENTFALMSLVTLPLALISIGGTLTLSGSRNYLGKALAAALFKLIVLPVIGYICLKTFNVSYSALKVAMVYFALPTSPQNYILSSQLNSDVELATSSILLSTLLSILSLSAVLIIFEQ; this is translated from the coding sequence GTGCTCTTGATTCTCAATTGTCTGCTGCCCATATTTGTGGTCATAACCCTTGGAATATTGCTGAAACAATTCGGATGGATTGATGATTCTTTCATCAACGCATCCGACCGATTGATTTACTACATCCTCTTTCCTTGTCTCCTGTTCTGGAAGACCGGGAAACCCTCTCCGGACACAGGTATCGAAGCAAGTCTAATTCTGGCGGTCTTATGCGCCGTGTTCACGGTTTTCTTGATAAGTCTACTTTTTTCACGGCTATTTAACATCCCTGATTATCAGGTAGGTTCTTTTTCTCAGAGTTGCTATCGATTCAGTTCCTACATAGGGATGGCTCTGACGTTTTCGGCGCTGGGCGCAGATGGCGTAAGGACGTTTGGCGTCCTTATAGGATTTGTTATTCCCTTCATAAACGTTCTGGCGGTCTCGAGTATGATCTGGTATTCCAACCAAACCTGCCCGAAAAACTCGAGAACGATGCTGATAGGAAAGGCCATGATTTCCAACCCGCTTATTCTGGCCTGCCTTTCGGGAATTCTTTATTCACGCTTAGCCATCCCTTTCCCTGTTTTTGTTGAGAATACTTTCGCATTAATGTCCCTGGTAACATTACCCCTCGCTCTGATTTCGATTGGCGGGACACTGACTCTTTCAGGGTCTAGGAATTATCTCGGAAAAGCGCTTGCGGCAGCTCTATTCAAATTGATCGTGCTCCCGGTAATTGGCTACATATGCTTAAAAACTTTCAACGTATCCTATTCAGCCTTGAAAGTTGCAATGGTATACTTTGCTTTACCGACTTCTCCACAAAATTACATACTTTCATCGCAATTAAACAGCGACGTGGAATTGGCCACGTCTTCTATCCTGCTGTCCACCCTCCTGTCTATACTGTCGCTCTCAGCGGTCCTGATTATCTTTGAGCAGTGA
- a CDS encoding sodium:proton antiporter, producing the protein MIDYPTIIFAALLIFCYGLISRVSEKSPISGPMVFVAIGILAGPLAFDLFEVNLNATIVKLIAEITLVIVLFVDASTVNLHTLRANRGLPLRLLGIGLPLTMVLGFVAAAWLINVQSLWVAALVALILSPTDAALGQAVVASKRLPEHIRQAINVESGLNDGIALPPILMCLAVLSGGENTGSHPDSWLVFMVRQLTVGPLAGIMIGWLGGRLVDKASRKNWMQPTFQRLVAGSMAVLAYALAEAFHGNGFIAAYCAGLFLGTQTNAVRERIQEFGEAEGQQMSLFVFLILGLAMVPAMVNYWDIEALCYAILSLTVIRMIPVVLCLQGAGLDGPGMWFIAWFGPRGIASVLYALMAVIKLGVTGYERGFAVITLTILLSVFLHGLSAVPLTACYSRYLDKQRFLHNDSASD; encoded by the coding sequence ATGATTGATTATCCAACGATCATTTTCGCAGCGTTGCTCATCTTTTGTTACGGTCTGATCTCGCGTGTGTCCGAGAAATCCCCAATTTCTGGGCCGATGGTCTTTGTGGCAATTGGAATATTGGCCGGTCCCCTTGCTTTTGATTTGTTCGAAGTCAACCTCAACGCCACCATTGTGAAGTTGATTGCCGAGATCACTCTCGTGATAGTCTTGTTCGTGGATGCCTCAACGGTCAATCTGCACACGTTGCGGGCCAATCGAGGACTACCGCTCCGTCTGCTCGGCATCGGACTCCCACTAACGATGGTTCTGGGTTTTGTTGCCGCAGCCTGGTTGATCAATGTGCAGAGCCTATGGGTTGCAGCGCTCGTGGCGCTCATTCTTTCTCCCACCGACGCTGCCCTCGGGCAGGCAGTGGTGGCCAGTAAGCGCCTTCCAGAGCATATCCGTCAGGCCATCAACGTAGAAAGCGGACTCAATGACGGGATAGCTTTGCCCCCAATTCTTATGTGCCTGGCAGTTCTCTCCGGAGGGGAGAACACGGGGTCTCACCCAGATTCATGGCTCGTCTTCATGGTGCGTCAGCTCACGGTTGGACCCCTCGCTGGAATCATGATCGGTTGGTTGGGAGGACGTCTAGTGGACAAGGCGTCGCGTAAAAATTGGATGCAGCCAACATTCCAGCGCCTTGTTGCAGGATCTATGGCGGTACTTGCGTATGCGTTAGCCGAAGCGTTTCACGGAAATGGTTTCATTGCCGCCTATTGCGCTGGGCTTTTTCTCGGCACACAGACAAACGCTGTTCGTGAGCGAATTCAAGAGTTCGGAGAGGCAGAGGGTCAGCAGATGTCCCTTTTCGTGTTCCTGATATTGGGTCTTGCTATGGTTCCGGCAATGGTCAATTATTGGGATATTGAAGCCCTCTGCTACGCTATCTTGAGTCTCACCGTGATCCGCATGATACCGGTCGTCTTATGTCTTCAAGGGGCAGGCCTTGACGGCCCCGGAATGTGGTTCATCGCCTGGTTTGGGCCCCGAGGCATCGCTTCCGTGCTGTATGCGCTCATGGCGGTGATCAAGCTGGGTGTCACGGGTTATGAGCGAGGGTTTGCCGTCATCACGTTAACCATTCTCCTGAGCGTCTTCTTGCACGGCCTATCCGCTGTGCCTCTTACAGCGTGTTACTCTCGATACCTGGACAAACAAAGATTTCTCCATAATGATAGTGCGAGCGATTGA
- a CDS encoding cupin domain-containing protein: MKKSINTTKSNKKGGEDIPGSEAGLSHLGGPVESSPGETIPAQGVGTSDRNAASLPEFRFPLAQQPARILPGGVAREATAVQFPVSQNIAAVLMTLKPGGLRELHWHANAAEWAYIIEGNVRVTIVDPQGTIEIADFAPGDIWYFPRGHAHSIQGLGLGPGEAKFLLVFDNGYFSEFATFSFSDWLAQTPKEIVAKSLNVPASDLINLPKKEVYIAQGPPPPSLPVNPISGPGTVLSPPLTHKYSLRSQKPWRRYPDGEVRMASAKEFPISTTMTGSLLHLKRGALRELHWHPNADEWQYILSGKMRLTVFASNGRAKVVELGAGDIGFAPMGYGHALENVGDGPAELILVFNSGEYQEISLSTVLAAHPAYVLETNFNLPKAVIDKLPKKQEFITSGIKGG, translated from the coding sequence ATGAAAAAGTCAATTAACACAACAAAAAGCAATAAAAAAGGGGGAGAAGACATTCCCGGCAGTGAAGCTGGTCTCTCTCATTTGGGGGGACCTGTGGAGTCTTCCCCCGGCGAAACGATTCCGGCTCAGGGCGTAGGAACCAGCGATAGGAACGCTGCAAGCCTTCCAGAGTTCCGTTTCCCTTTGGCTCAACAACCTGCACGAATCTTGCCTGGGGGTGTTGCGCGAGAGGCGACAGCAGTCCAATTTCCAGTGTCACAAAATATTGCGGCCGTACTCATGACACTAAAACCCGGTGGTCTTCGCGAACTCCATTGGCACGCCAACGCCGCTGAATGGGCCTATATAATCGAGGGCAACGTTCGGGTAACAATCGTCGATCCTCAAGGAACCATAGAAATAGCAGACTTTGCCCCCGGAGACATCTGGTACTTTCCACGTGGCCATGCGCACTCAATTCAAGGGCTTGGCTTGGGGCCGGGCGAAGCGAAGTTTCTGCTCGTCTTTGACAACGGCTATTTCTCTGAATTCGCAACATTCAGCTTCTCGGACTGGCTCGCCCAGACTCCGAAGGAAATTGTGGCCAAGAGTCTCAACGTTCCTGCTTCGGATTTGATAAATCTTCCCAAAAAAGAGGTTTACATCGCACAGGGCCCGCCGCCACCATCCCTCCCGGTGAATCCGATCTCAGGACCGGGAACGGTTCTGTCTCCACCTCTGACTCACAAGTATTCGCTTCGATCCCAAAAACCGTGGAGGCGATACCCCGATGGCGAGGTTCGTATGGCTTCGGCCAAAGAGTTTCCCATTTCCACGACCATGACAGGATCATTGCTCCATCTCAAACGTGGCGCTCTTCGTGAACTCCACTGGCATCCGAACGCTGATGAATGGCAATACATCCTTTCGGGCAAGATGAGGCTCACTGTGTTCGCGTCCAACGGCCGGGCTAAAGTTGTCGAACTGGGCGCCGGTGACATCGGTTTTGCGCCTATGGGTTACGGCCATGCTCTGGAAAACGTTGGTGACGGCCCTGCAGAACTCATCCTCGTATTTAACAGTGGAGAATATCAGGAAATAAGCCTCAGCACAGTTCTTGCCGCTCATCCGGCATATGTTTTGGAGACGAACTTCAACTTGCCGAAGGCCGTCATAGACAAACTTCCCAAGAAGCAGGAATTCATCACATCTGGAATCAAAGGTGGGTAA
- a CDS encoding tetratricopeptide repeat protein: protein MERIGVGLSIVVFIIMVLPSFVLAQSTDEGERLWAEAYDLEQNAKTAGDSEAALEKYKQAIAIFEKVGYRKGVGRISNSAGYIYYSLGRHNKAIEYYENSLEIARKLDDLWGEGQTLNDIGLVYNSLGQHSKAIEYFEKSLDVAKKIGDEGTEGLTLNNLGLAFLALGEFSKAAEYCKKSLQVRGKGGDLKGEVQSLNSLGNIYKGWGEYSKAVEYYQRSLDLTRQVGDVSGEGQTLNNLGLVYSALGKNGRAIGYFEDSLEIKKKTGDSKGEGLILNNLGLVHSASGEYSKAINYYEKSLEVRKKVGDLKEEGQTLENLGNIYLARGPYPKAVEYYEKSLDIARKVSDVTREGQALNKLGLVHYSWGQYPKAIEYHEKCLEIRRKVGDSKGEGTTLNDLGNVYAAWGQYSKATECYQQSLDISKKFGDVRGEGAALNNFGMINHFRGEYVKAADYYEKSLEIFRKIGDVGAEGTTLNNLGVVYKDWGQYSKAVDHYGQSLEIRKRIGDLNGEGGSLNNLGRVYFFWGRYIKAIEYYEQSLEIRRRLGDLSGEGQALANLGNVYKAWGQYSKAIECYQQSLEIKKNIDDLRGEGVILGDLGNVYATQGQYSEALSILQKALQISRKIGVPTDSATDNIGNLYLDIGEIKKAEPFLIEAGFDASLGRLCLLKADYSSAKKHYESLVKSSEQNRNTDNLFIAYTGTGVALENMGDDHRAAEYFRKAIDLTEDLRSALNASERGEFYNVRIWGFYRTAPYEGLARVLIKLNRPLDALRESEYTKARMFAEGLSKRAEGSTPEVSKDVVDLDSQLDEQLAALTKNLQRAYEKGNKDSIAVLELQVNETKIKLAKHVETLRREYPLFAATKYPKPMGLDQATLEVNEWVLVYHVTDSGIIIYLTKGKNLVKAVFKPIAVKEIDELIRSFRQPLEIGPKDKLEDKLKSFDFDSGKKLSDLLVADILSFLPKDSPVIIVPDGPLGMLPYEMLVLNDKGVIKTDGEIPYVSGAEFFGDRNLISYYQSLTALTLARIYSKRKSTEGGLLCIADPVYQEKDARMAGIANKTVPTGVLSSLFKRLNLMAAENDPQMSGLQFSRLALTSELAKALSETQKSSDVYTGFDASKTNFFNNVSPSLNRYDKVVFATHGYFGSDLPGIMEPVLALTLVPAGTDGFLRMSEVMGLNMNADIVALTACQTGLGKRVSGEGTMGMGRAFQYAGAKSALMSLWSVSEFTSVNLVKRFFQSVSEGKSKLEALALARREVRNKGFDHPFFWAPFILVGETN from the coding sequence ATGGAGAGAATAGGTGTGGGTCTTTCAATCGTCGTTTTCATTATTATGGTTTTGCCATCTTTTGTTTTGGCTCAGTCCACGGACGAAGGGGAACGTCTCTGGGCAGAAGCCTACGATCTGGAACAGAACGCCAAGACAGCGGGTGATAGCGAAGCCGCGCTCGAAAAGTACAAACAGGCCATCGCCATTTTCGAAAAGGTTGGATATAGGAAAGGGGTCGGGAGAATATCGAACAGCGCCGGATATATCTATTATTCGCTAGGCCGACACAACAAGGCAATAGAATATTATGAGAATTCCCTGGAGATAGCCAGGAAGCTTGACGACCTATGGGGAGAAGGGCAGACCCTTAACGACATTGGTCTTGTTTATAATTCTTTGGGACAACATAGCAAGGCAATAGAGTATTTCGAGAAGTCTTTGGATGTGGCCAAGAAGATCGGGGACGAAGGGACTGAAGGGCTAACCCTGAACAACTTGGGTCTCGCATTTTTGGCCTTGGGTGAATTCAGCAAAGCTGCAGAGTATTGCAAGAAGTCTCTTCAGGTTAGGGGAAAAGGTGGAGATTTAAAGGGAGAAGTCCAAAGCTTGAATAGCCTCGGGAATATCTACAAAGGCTGGGGTGAATATAGTAAAGCGGTGGAGTACTATCAACGATCTCTGGACCTAACCAGGCAGGTCGGTGATGTCAGTGGAGAAGGACAAACACTGAACAACCTCGGTCTTGTATACTCGGCTTTGGGGAAAAATGGCCGAGCAATAGGGTATTTTGAGGATTCCCTGGAGATTAAGAAGAAGACTGGAGATTCAAAGGGAGAAGGGCTAATCCTGAATAACTTAGGTCTGGTTCATTCGGCCTCGGGTGAATACAGTAAAGCGATAAATTATTATGAGAAGTCTTTGGAAGTTAGGAAAAAGGTTGGTGACTTAAAGGAAGAAGGACAAACGTTGGAAAATCTCGGAAATATCTATTTGGCCAGGGGCCCATATCCCAAAGCGGTAGAATATTACGAAAAGTCTCTTGATATAGCTAGAAAGGTTAGTGACGTAACACGAGAAGGCCAAGCTCTGAATAAGCTCGGTCTTGTCCATTATTCTTGGGGCCAGTATCCTAAAGCGATTGAGTATCATGAGAAATGTCTTGAGATTAGAAGAAAGGTTGGTGACTCAAAAGGCGAAGGGACCACACTAAATGATCTAGGTAATGTCTATGCGGCCTGGGGTCAATACAGTAAAGCGACAGAATGTTATCAGCAATCTCTCGACATATCCAAGAAATTCGGCGACGTAAGAGGAGAAGGCGCTGCTCTTAACAACTTCGGCATGATCAATCATTTTCGGGGTGAATACGTTAAAGCGGCAGACTATTATGAGAAATCCCTGGAGATATTTAGAAAAATAGGTGACGTAGGAGCGGAAGGGACTACCCTGAACAATCTAGGTGTGGTCTATAAGGATTGGGGTCAATACAGCAAGGCAGTAGATCATTATGGGCAGTCACTGGAGATCAGGAAGAGAATTGGTGATTTGAATGGAGAAGGGGGGAGCTTAAATAATCTCGGTAGGGTTTATTTTTTCTGGGGTCGATACATCAAAGCGATAGAGTATTACGAGCAGTCTCTGGAGATTAGGCGAAGGCTTGGTGATTTGAGTGGGGAAGGGCAAGCCTTGGCCAACCTCGGCAATGTCTACAAGGCCTGGGGTCAATACAGTAAAGCAATAGAATGTTATCAGCAGTCTCTGGAGATTAAGAAAAATATTGACGATCTCAGGGGAGAAGGGGTAATTCTTGGCGACCTCGGCAATGTCTACGCGACCCAGGGTCAATATTCCGAGGCGCTAAGCATCCTCCAGAAGGCGCTTCAGATTTCGAGAAAGATCGGGGTTCCAACAGATTCAGCAACGGATAACATCGGAAACCTTTACCTCGATATTGGGGAGATTAAGAAAGCCGAACCATTTTTGATAGAGGCGGGTTTTGACGCATCCCTGGGCCGGCTGTGCCTGCTAAAAGCGGATTACAGTTCAGCCAAGAAACACTATGAAAGCCTTGTAAAATCTTCCGAGCAAAACAGAAACACCGATAATCTGTTCATAGCGTATACAGGCACGGGAGTCGCTTTGGAAAACATGGGGGATGACCACCGCGCCGCCGAGTATTTTCGTAAGGCCATCGACCTCACTGAGGATCTGCGATCCGCTCTGAATGCCTCGGAAAGAGGTGAGTTCTACAACGTACGAATCTGGGGTTTTTACAGGACCGCTCCTTACGAGGGACTCGCCAGAGTTCTCATCAAACTGAACAGGCCTCTTGATGCTCTTCGAGAGTCTGAATACACCAAAGCCCGAATGTTTGCCGAGGGTCTGTCAAAGAGAGCGGAAGGCTCGACACCAGAAGTTTCAAAAGATGTGGTTGACTTGGATTCCCAACTCGATGAACAGCTAGCGGCGCTCACCAAAAACCTCCAAAGAGCATATGAGAAAGGTAATAAAGATTCTATAGCTGTCCTTGAGCTTCAGGTGAACGAGACGAAAATCAAACTCGCCAAACACGTGGAGACACTTCGCAGGGAGTATCCCCTTTTCGCAGCGACAAAATATCCCAAACCAATGGGGCTGGATCAGGCGACCCTGGAAGTTAACGAATGGGTCTTGGTCTATCATGTTACTGATTCCGGAATCATAATCTACCTTACTAAGGGTAAGAATCTTGTTAAGGCGGTCTTCAAACCCATAGCGGTAAAAGAAATTGATGAACTGATCCGTAGTTTTCGTCAACCACTGGAAATCGGGCCCAAAGACAAACTAGAAGACAAGCTCAAATCCTTCGACTTTGATTCCGGCAAGAAACTGTCCGACCTTCTTGTTGCCGATATTCTTTCATTTCTTCCCAAAGACTCACCTGTAATTATCGTCCCCGATGGTCCACTGGGTATGCTCCCTTACGAGATGCTGGTACTCAATGACAAAGGAGTAATAAAAACCGATGGGGAGATACCCTACGTATCTGGCGCTGAGTTTTTTGGGGACAGGAACCTCATTTCGTACTACCAGTCTTTAACCGCTCTCACACTAGCCAGAATATACTCTAAACGAAAAAGTACTGAGGGCGGTTTACTTTGCATAGCTGATCCGGTGTACCAGGAAAAGGACGCCAGGATGGCGGGTATCGCTAACAAGACCGTTCCAACCGGTGTCCTTTCGTCACTTTTTAAACGGCTGAATTTAATGGCAGCGGAGAATGATCCGCAAATGAGTGGTCTACAATTTTCAAGGCTTGCACTGACCTCAGAACTTGCGAAGGCTCTGTCTGAGACGCAGAAAAGTTCCGATGTCTACACCGGTTTCGATGCCAGCAAGACGAACTTCTTTAATAACGTCAGCCCATCACTTAATCGTTACGATAAAGTTGTCTTTGCCACACACGGTTACTTTGGGTCGGATTTACCTGGCATTATGGAGCCCGTGTTGGCGCTGACTTTAGTTCCTGCTGGAACGGATGGTTTCTTACGAATGTCGGAGGTGATGGGATTGAACATGAACGCCGACATAGTGGCCCTTACAGCCTGTCAGACAGGTCTGGGAAAGCGAGTATCCGGTGAAGGAACAATGGGAATGGGAAGGGCATTCCAGTACGCAGGTGCCAAGTCAGCGCTGATGAGTTTGTGGTCTGTTTCAGAGTTTACGTCGGTAAATCTTGTGAAGAGGTTCTTTCAGAGTGTAAGCGAAGGAAAAAGCAAATTGGAAGCCCTTGCTTTGGCTAGGAGAGAAGTCAGGAACAAAGGTTTTGATCATCCGTTTTTCTGGGCTCCATTCATATTGGTCGGAGAAACGAATTGA
- a CDS encoding 4Fe-4S binding protein, whose product MRYVIAFSSPAGSTRKIGLAIKEALEELGRDFILTDLGRERNSLTTIENFTGGDPFCLFIGTPVLRDLAAAPVMSLIGSLNSAPQSFAVPYCTWGGAASGIALYQMAQALLDKGFLIPAAARVISSHSIMRNVDNPLGDGHPNEEDVEAVKGMARRVVEAIDSGDCRSLDLQALDYPKPELAAEMKKKLSAPMPVTPKTLDKELCSLCGVCASECPAGAIALDPEPRFGGSCFDCLNCFRLCPEKAINLPVSLEKMIAMIRNRSKTFNETPRTVVLYPE is encoded by the coding sequence ATGAGATATGTAATAGCTTTTTCGTCACCGGCAGGCTCCACCAGAAAAATAGGGTTGGCAATAAAGGAAGCACTGGAAGAGCTGGGCAGGGATTTCATCCTTACAGATTTGGGCAGGGAGCGAAATAGCCTCACCACAATAGAGAATTTCACAGGTGGCGATCCGTTTTGCCTTTTCATCGGGACTCCCGTTTTAAGGGACCTGGCGGCAGCTCCGGTAATGTCGTTGATCGGGAGCCTCAACTCTGCGCCTCAGTCTTTTGCCGTTCCTTATTGCACGTGGGGTGGGGCGGCCAGTGGTATTGCGCTATACCAGATGGCGCAGGCTCTGCTGGACAAAGGGTTCCTGATACCGGCGGCGGCAAGGGTAATATCGTCGCATTCGATTATGCGCAATGTCGATAATCCGCTCGGCGATGGGCACCCCAACGAGGAGGATGTAGAGGCGGTCAAGGGCATGGCAAGGCGTGTGGTGGAGGCGATAGACTCGGGAGATTGCCGAAGCCTCGATCTGCAGGCCCTGGACTATCCGAAGCCGGAACTGGCCGCCGAAATGAAGAAGAAACTCAGCGCCCCTATGCCTGTCACACCGAAAACGCTGGATAAGGAACTCTGTTCCCTATGCGGTGTCTGCGCTAGCGAATGCCCGGCAGGAGCGATAGCGCTTGATCCAGAGCCGAGGTTCGGTGGTTCATGTTTCGATTGCCTCAACTGTTTTCGTCTGTGCCCGGAGAAGGCTATCAACTTGCCGGTAAGCCTTGAGAAAATGATCGCGATGATAAGGAATCGCTCAAAAACCTTTAATGAAACCCCCAGGACGGTGGTTCTATATCCCGAATGA